Proteins encoded in a region of the Schaalia hyovaginalis genome:
- a CDS encoding DUF47 domain-containing protein, whose amino-acid sequence MGFRKAADGPSFFDLFSQQAANLVSATALLASVLGASAQERIAIRDQLHEVEHSGDEINHRIARLVNQTFITPFDREDLGLLGSNLDDCLDLIDEACDLFVMYGIDELPEQVSSLLAEQIDILARCADQTAQSIPGLKSPLDLRDYWVEINRLENEGDLTYRRALTAVFDSGLDPIMVIKLKDLIEVLEKASDAFEDLANAIETIAVKES is encoded by the coding sequence GTGGGATTCCGCAAGGCCGCTGACGGCCCGTCCTTCTTCGACCTCTTCTCCCAGCAGGCTGCGAACCTCGTGTCCGCAACCGCGCTCCTCGCATCAGTCCTCGGCGCCTCCGCGCAGGAACGGATCGCGATCCGCGACCAGCTCCACGAGGTCGAGCACTCCGGCGACGAGATCAACCACCGGATCGCGCGCCTGGTGAACCAGACCTTCATCACCCCCTTCGATCGCGAGGACCTCGGACTCCTCGGCTCGAATCTCGACGACTGCCTCGATCTCATCGACGAGGCCTGCGACCTGTTCGTCATGTACGGAATCGACGAGCTGCCCGAGCAGGTCTCCTCCCTCCTCGCCGAGCAGATCGACATCCTCGCCCGCTGCGCGGACCAGACCGCCCAGTCGATCCCCGGCCTCAAGTCGCCGCTCGACCTGCGCGACTACTGGGTCGAGATCAACCGCCTCGAGAACGAAGGCGACCTCACCTACCGCCGCGCACTGACCGCCGTCTTCGATTCGGGACTCGACCCGATCATGGTCATCAAGCTCAAGGACCTCATCGAGGTCCTCGAGAAGGCGTCGGACGCATTCGAGGACCTCGCGAACGCGATCGAGACGATCGCGGTGAAGGAGTCCTGA